A genomic region of Alnus glutinosa chromosome 11, dhAlnGlut1.1, whole genome shotgun sequence contains the following coding sequences:
- the LOC133881361 gene encoding uncharacterized protein LOC133881361 has protein sequence MSSDKSNKWPPEDEDLLVQLLLQCVHNGSIIRGTANKNLWVSLASAMAPSASKVWTPGQISSKYGRLREDHSAFSALLNHETGFGWDPILNTVSGTPTQWERAKMVDPKIGRFKAKGCRNYEELGVIFNRSTATGILRRSSARSPPNTDEEADLMHRMQTEGIHVWDAGVGCTGQPGGHPSPTFVDLDSPHDEEIAGPSIVRGRRRGKEPMVEATRGRENAPARSIGLGVSMGSSGKGSSGKKSSRESKASVIRSKQALYDEMKELAIARRESIQQQIPADLSSTQHFSTGKSAPPINQAIAVLNEL, from the exons ATGTCAAGCGATAAATCAAATAAGTGGCCACCAGAGGATGAGGACCTACTTGTCCAACTTTTACTCCAATGTGTGCACAACGGTTCCATTATCCGAGGGACCGCGAATAAGAATTTGTGGGTGTCCCTAGCCAGTGCCATGGCTCCGAGTGCGAGTAAAGTCTGGACTCCTGGCcagatatcatcaaaatatggAAGGTTGCGAGAAGACCACAGCGCCTTTTCTGCTCTGTTAAATCATGAAACTGGCTTTGGCTGGGATCCAATACTAAACACAGTTTCAGGCACCCCGACGCAATGGGAGCGAGCGAAGATG GTGGATCCGAAAATTGGTCGGTTCAAAGCAAAAGGGTGCCGTAACTATGAGGAACTCGGGGTCATATTCAATCGGTCCACAGCAACTGGCATTCTCCGCCGGTCCTCCGCACGGTCCCCGCCAAACACCGATGAGGAAGCAGATCTTATGCACCGTATGCAAACAGAAGGCATACACGTGTGGGATGCTGGGGTAGGTTGTACAGGTCAACCCGGAGGTCATCCGTCACCCACATTTGTTGACCTTGACAGTCCGCATGATGAGGAGATTGCTGGACCTTCGATTGTTAGGGGTCGTCGTAGAGGGAAAGAGCCAATGGTGGAGGCTACAAGGGGTAGGGAAAATGCCCCGGCACGTAGTATCGGATTGGGCGTCAGCATGGGATCTTCAGGGAAAGGATCCTCAGGTAAAAAATCCTCTAGGGAATCAAAAGCGAGTGTAATTCGTTCGAAGCAGGCTCTGTATGATGAGATGAAGGAGCTGGCGATAGCAAGAAGAGAATCCATACAGCAGCAAATTCCGGCGGACTTGAGTTCGACACAACATTTCAGCACTGGCAAATCCGCACCTCCAATAAACCAAGCAATCGCCGTGCTTAATGAGTTGTAG
- the LOC133881362 gene encoding protein ALP1-like, which translates to MDGSNLPFVPAYGNIDDEIDDDIFFLLSAIDSSDDDENTKMPQRNLPLQGGMYITYMLNGHPEPCFQMFRMEPPDFIALCFELRERRLIKSTRNLDVEESVAIFLVLTGHCQGQRIAADRFQHSTETINRHYNKVLKALGHLAKVYIKVRHRTGVHPHVQGNPKYYPWFKDCIGAVDGTHIKAQIPAEHQRLYRGRKNECTHNIMAICDFDMLFTFVYAGWEGSANDGRIFKDAVTTDQGFEWPTDGHYYVADSAYPCTRGFLPPYKAERYHLSHFRNRPLPRGYKELFNFRHSSLRMMIENCFARLKRRWRILYDMPRYLLTRQPGIIMAYCTLHNFIGTRNPNDQIFNGTDAAEPETSEQPYAYGNNDEAGPSHSGQYDFSSAAGIEMANFREGIAQAMWDNAHGNEDGDN; encoded by the exons ATGGACGGATCTAACCTGCCTTTCGTACCCGCATATGGAAATATAGATGATGAAATTGATGAcgatattttctttttactgaGTGCAATTGACTCATCAGACGACGATGAAAACACCAAAATGCCGCAACGCAACTTGCCATTACAAGGGGGCATGTACATAACATACATGCTGAACGGTCACCCAGAGCCGTGTTTTCAAATGTTTCGAATGGAGCCACCAGATTTTATagctttgtgttttgagttgagGGAGCGCCGACTCATAAAGAGTACAAGGAACCTTGATGTTGAGGAAAGTGTTGCTATATTTCTTGTGCTTACTGGGCACTGCCAAGGGCAGCGGATTGCTGCCGATCGCTTCCAACACTCCACGGAGACAATAAACCGGCATTATAATAAGGTGTTGAAAGCACTGGGCCATCTGGCCAAGGTCTACATCAAAGTGAGACATAGGACTGGGGTGCACCCACATGTACAGGGTAATCCTAAATATTATCCTTGGTTCAAG GATTGTATTGGTGCAGTCGACGGCACACACATAAAGGCCCAAATCCCGGCAGAGCACCAACGCCTCTATCGTGGCCGGAAAAATGAATGCACACATAACATTATGGCAATATGCGATTTTGATATGTTATTCACGTTCGTGTACGCTGGCTGGGAGGGATCCGCGAACGATGGCCGCATTTTCAAGGATGCTGTTACAACTGACCAAGGCTTTGAGTGGCCTACAGATG gGCACTATTATGTGGCTGATTCTGCATACCCATGCACACGAGGTTTCTTGCCTCCGTATAAAGCGGAGAGGTATCATCTCTCCCATTTTCGTAATAGGCCTCTGCCCCGTGGGTACAAGGAACTGTTTAATTTCAGACACTCCTCACTACGAATGATGATTGAGAACTGCTTCGCTAGATTAAAGAGGAGATGGCGTATTTTGTACGATATGCCTAGGTACTTATTGACACGTCAACCTGGCATTATCATGGCATACTGTACACTGCACAACTTCATCGGGACACGTAATCCAAATGATCAAATATTCAACGGCACTGATGCAGCAGAACCAGAGACGAGTGAGCAGCCTTATGCATATGGCAACAATGATGAGGCAGGCCCCTCGCATTCAGGACAGTATGACTTCTCATCTGCAGCTGGCATTGAAATGGCCAATTTTAGAGAAGGCATTGCACAAGCAATGTGGGATAATGCACATGGAAACGAAGATggagataattaa
- the LOC133882382 gene encoding protein SIEVE ELEMENT OCCLUSION B-like: MIARRKLKEIFARDAMHPLIDGSTNEQVSIDVLKEKNLLLFISGLTIDENDILKLMSIYDGKKNGDQYKIVWIPIVEQWTGNSLRKFKILKSKIKMPWYIVQSFSAVAGLKLIEDHRYDNGSIVLLMNPQGDVENKDALYLIQRLGINDFPPPKCQVVLESIYMRTPGPYDIEEYTFLYGGKDKQWIEQFSQMENVVVEDQLIQEVNILIKFSFVGRTSKDLKELGLDKEIQKLAGSFKNDSRWAMLIMTDDSKVISKDGTTILQVLEAFEKWKVNVRERGFQICFEEYHDRLLQTGSQPSASRNV; encoded by the exons GTTAGCATCGACGTGCTGAAAGAGAAGAATCTTCTATTATTCATTTCAGGCCTGACCATAGACGAGAATGATATATTGAAATTGATGTCAATTTATGATGGAAAAAAGAATGGGGACCAATACAAAATTGTATGGATCCCCATTGTGGAGCAGTGGACCGGTAACTCGCTAAGGAAGTTTAAGATCTTAAAGTCTAAGATCAAGATGCCGTGGTATATAGTGCAATCCTTTTCAGCAGTAGCAGGCCTCAAGTTGATTGAGGACCACCGCTACGACAATGGGTCTATTGTCTTGTTGATGAACCCACAAGGAGACGTGGAAAACAAAGATGCACTATACTTGATTCAGCGATTGGGAATAAATGACTTCCCTCCGCCTAAATGTCAAGTGGTATTGGAATCGATTTACATGAGAACACCTGGACCTTACGAT ATCGAAGAATATACTTTCCTCTATGGAGGCAAGGACAAGCAATGGATTGAACAATTTTCCCAGATGGAAAATGTTGTGGTTGAGGATCAGCTCATACAGGAAGTCAacattctcatcaaattttCTTTCGTTGGAAGAACGTCAAAAGACCTCAAAGAGCTGGGTCTTGACAAGGAAATTCAAAAGTTAGCAGGTTCCTTCAAGAATGATAGTAGATGGGCTATGTTGATCATGACCGATGATTCAAAGGTAATCAGTAAAGATGGGACGACAATTCTGCAGGTCTTGGAGGCGTTTGAAAAGTGGAAGGTGAATGTGCGTGAGAGAGGCTTCCAGATTTGCTTCGAAGAGTACCATGACAGGCTTCTTCAAACTGGTTCCCAGCCATCGGCATCGAGGAATGTCTGA